The following are encoded in a window of Amycolatopsis lexingtonensis genomic DNA:
- a CDS encoding aspartate aminotransferase family protein codes for MTTTADRATVDASSLAQAARSNLWLHFTRHSTYDETDVPVIVRGEGPYIWDARGKRYLDGLAGLFAVQVGHGREELAEAAARQTKQLAYFPLWGHAHPAAIELATRLAAASPGDLNRVFFTVSGGESVETAWKLAKQYFKLVGKPGKHKVISRALAYHGTSQGALSITGIPGAKADFEPLVPSTLRVPNTNFYRAPEHADDYEAYGRWAADQIEQAIEFEGADTVAAVFLEPVQNTGGCFVPPPGYFARVREICDKYDVLLVSDEVICAFGRVGYDFAAKRYGYQPDIITTAKGLTSGYAPLGAVLASERLMEPFTRGETTFMHGSTYGGHPVSCAVALANLDLIEREGLYEHVLTRESAFRSTLDKLTDLPIVGDVRGAGFFYGIELVKDKATKETFSAAESERVLRGFLSEALFEAGLYCRADDRAEPVVQLSPPLICDQAQFDEMEQILRDTLSRAWQLL; via the coding sequence ATGACCACAACCGCCGACCGTGCCACCGTCGACGCTTCGAGCCTCGCCCAGGCCGCCCGCAGCAACCTCTGGCTGCACTTCACCCGCCACTCCACCTACGACGAGACCGACGTCCCGGTGATCGTGCGCGGCGAAGGCCCGTACATCTGGGACGCCCGGGGCAAGCGCTACCTCGACGGGCTGGCCGGCCTGTTCGCGGTCCAGGTCGGCCACGGCCGCGAGGAGCTCGCCGAAGCCGCCGCGCGGCAGACGAAGCAGCTCGCGTACTTCCCGCTGTGGGGCCACGCCCACCCGGCGGCGATCGAGCTGGCCACCCGGCTGGCCGCGGCGTCCCCCGGCGACCTGAACCGCGTGTTCTTCACGGTGAGCGGCGGCGAATCGGTCGAAACGGCGTGGAAACTGGCGAAGCAGTACTTCAAGCTCGTCGGGAAACCGGGCAAGCACAAGGTGATCAGCCGCGCGCTGGCCTACCACGGGACGTCGCAGGGCGCGCTGTCGATCACCGGCATCCCCGGCGCGAAGGCGGACTTCGAGCCGCTGGTGCCGAGCACCCTGCGCGTGCCCAACACGAACTTCTACCGCGCGCCCGAGCACGCCGACGACTACGAGGCCTACGGTCGCTGGGCGGCGGACCAGATCGAGCAGGCGATCGAGTTCGAAGGCGCGGACACCGTCGCGGCGGTGTTCCTCGAGCCCGTGCAGAACACGGGTGGGTGTTTCGTGCCGCCGCCGGGGTACTTCGCGCGGGTGCGGGAGATCTGCGACAAGTACGACGTGCTGCTGGTGTCCGACGAGGTGATCTGCGCGTTCGGCCGGGTCGGGTACGACTTCGCGGCGAAGCGCTACGGGTACCAGCCGGACATCATCACGACCGCGAAGGGCCTGACGTCCGGGTACGCACCGCTGGGCGCGGTGCTGGCCTCGGAGCGGCTGATGGAACCGTTCACCCGCGGCGAGACGACTTTCATGCACGGCTCGACGTACGGCGGGCACCCGGTGTCCTGCGCGGTGGCGCTGGCGAACCTCGATTTGATCGAGCGTGAGGGGTTGTACGAGCACGTGCTGACGCGCGAGTCGGCGTTTCGGTCCACTTTGGACAAGTTGACTGATTTGCCGATCGTGGGGGATGTTCGGGGGGCCGGGTTCTTTTACGGGATCGAGCTGGTGAAGGACAAGGCGACGAAGGAGACGTTCAGCGCGGCTGAGTCGGAGCGGGTGCTGCGCGGGTTCCTTTCGGAGGCGTTGTTCGAGGCCGGGTTGTACTGCCGGGCTGATGATCGGGCTGAGCCGGTGGTGCAGTTGTCGCCGCCGTTGATTTGTGATCAGGCGCAGTTCGATGAGATGGAGCAGATCCTGCGGGACACGCTGAGCCGGGCTTGGCAGTTGCTGTAG